The Microbacterium maritypicum genome contains a region encoding:
- a CDS encoding GNAT family N-acetyltransferase — translation MSMTDAAAFRASPEEASDAAIAAATRAGVEIRLLSEVGDFARVAALFQSIWTKQGETSPVNVETLRALSKAGSYVGGAFENDELVGACFGFFAAPDQRALHSHIAGVSSRMRGRSVGFALKVHQRAWALEEGLDEISWTFDPLISRNAHFNLVKLAATPTSYHRNFYGHMADALNGADDTDRMLVTWYVRDPRVVAACHGEPFDAAGDIAAAEPLLGVGEDLGPLRHRTDARLVRVALPRDIETLRLTEPALATAWRLALRETLGSSLEGGGRVLSFDRSGAYTIDRGEQG, via the coding sequence ATGAGCATGACGGATGCCGCGGCCTTCCGCGCCTCGCCGGAGGAAGCCTCCGACGCCGCGATCGCCGCCGCCACGAGAGCCGGGGTGGAGATCCGGCTGCTCTCCGAGGTGGGCGATTTCGCCAGGGTCGCCGCGCTGTTCCAGAGCATCTGGACGAAGCAGGGCGAGACCTCCCCCGTCAACGTCGAGACGCTGCGGGCCCTGTCGAAGGCCGGCAGCTATGTGGGCGGCGCGTTCGAGAACGACGAGCTCGTCGGCGCATGCTTCGGGTTCTTCGCCGCGCCCGATCAGCGCGCCCTGCACAGCCACATCGCCGGTGTCTCCTCGCGGATGCGGGGGCGCAGCGTCGGCTTCGCCCTCAAGGTGCATCAGCGCGCGTGGGCGCTGGAGGAAGGACTCGACGAGATCTCCTGGACCTTCGATCCGCTCATCAGCCGCAACGCGCACTTCAACCTCGTGAAGCTCGCCGCGACGCCGACGTCGTACCACCGCAACTTCTACGGGCACATGGCCGACGCTCTCAACGGTGCCGACGACACCGACCGGATGCTGGTGACCTGGTACGTGCGCGACCCCCGGGTCGTGGCGGCCTGTCACGGGGAGCCGTTCGATGCTGCGGGCGACATCGCGGCCGCCGAGCCGCTGCTCGGTGTGGGCGAGGATCTCGGACCGCTCCGCCATCGCACCGACGCGCGCCTGGTGCGCGTGGCACTGCCGCGCGACATCGAGACGTTGCGCCTCACGGAGCCGGCACTCGCGACCGCGTGGCGTCTGGCGCTGCGCGAGACTCTCGGATCATCGCTGGAGGGTGGAGGGCGCGTGCTCTCGTTCGACCGCTCCGGCGCGTACACCATCGACAGAGGAGAACAGGGATGA
- a CDS encoding serine hydrolase, with product MNCVTVDDLLSVRTPEQPALSPDGTRVAFVLRTTDRDGDRDTRALWQVPATGGTPVALTRATADSTPVWSPDGSQLAFLRAQDGPAQIWLLPSAGGEAHGVTTLPLGAGAPAWSPDGERIAFTAPVDSAALPGEGAETILARRSAPTAADRLGYKADGAGNLGTLVQQLHVLDVASGKITVLTHGRSHASEPFWSPDGTRIAYSTSVDDDADLTMRIPVFVRSSTDPNSEAVQVSAADVQATAVGWTPDGRHVLAVGRTDTEVGNADLLLFPIDGGDARNVTASLDRNVMPGGPGYPGGMPKFTDDGDIVFCLRDNGYSHVYRVAQDGTGAVSLVDGTANVSGLSIAGSSAAIVLATPESFGDVALVDLGGGPTHILTAYGTPDVELVPAEERRFTISDGTVVTGWLRRDPDATGPLPLLLDVHGGPHNAWNGAADLIHPYHQVLARRGWAILTLNPRGSDGYGDAFFAAVSGEWGVSDANDFLEPIDLLVAEGIADPARLAVTGYSYGGFMTCYLTSRDDRFAAAVAGGVVTDLFSMGGTSDFGHHLSAKENGGLPWRDEDRISAQSPYTQVDRVTTPTLILHGAADDRCPVGQAEQWFTALRERNVPTRLVLYPGGSHLFVLSGPPSHRADYSRRVIDWVEQYAPPAGKPVRARLDARHWQQRLSALAEAHKVPGATLGILRLGEDPVYAHHGILNVRTGIETTDDSVFQIGSMGKVWTASVVMRLVDEGRLDLDAPIVDYVPEFASSDAEVTRTVTMRHLLSHTSGIDGDVFTDTGRGDDTLEKYVALLDGVAQNHPLGATMSYCNSGFVLAGRVIEKITGTSWDQAMRDLLFTPLGLTHSCTLPEEAIMFRAASGHTEVGDEGPTLAPAWMLPRSMGPAGLINSTTADVLAFARMHLTGGLAADGTRVLSEASVERMQQHEVDVPDPYSIGDSWGIGWIRFDWGGRKLVGHDGNTIGQSSFLRILLDEGVAVTLLANGGNIRDLYDALFGEIFAEVADVHLPAGLVPPEEPFTADFSEFEGIYDRAGVRTEIFRDDEGLRMRTTLNGPLAALLPDPVQEHPLVPVRPGEFVMRTEGEQAWHAVVFYSLPSGERYLHHGVRAAPKVS from the coding sequence ATGAACTGCGTCACCGTCGACGATCTGCTCTCCGTCCGCACGCCGGAGCAGCCCGCCCTCTCTCCGGACGGCACGCGCGTGGCCTTCGTGCTGCGCACGACCGACCGTGACGGCGACCGCGACACGCGAGCGCTGTGGCAGGTGCCGGCCACCGGCGGGACCCCCGTCGCACTGACCCGCGCGACCGCGGACTCGACTCCGGTGTGGAGCCCGGACGGTTCGCAGCTGGCGTTCCTGCGTGCGCAGGACGGACCGGCGCAGATCTGGCTCCTTCCGTCCGCGGGGGGTGAGGCGCACGGGGTCACGACGCTTCCCCTCGGCGCCGGCGCACCGGCCTGGAGTCCCGACGGGGAGCGCATCGCCTTCACCGCGCCTGTCGACAGCGCGGCGCTCCCTGGCGAAGGGGCCGAGACGATCCTCGCGCGCCGGTCGGCACCGACCGCCGCCGACCGGCTCGGCTACAAGGCAGACGGCGCCGGCAACCTCGGCACCCTGGTGCAGCAGCTGCATGTGCTCGACGTCGCCTCGGGGAAGATCACGGTGCTCACTCACGGGCGCTCGCACGCATCCGAGCCGTTCTGGTCGCCCGACGGCACGCGGATCGCCTACTCCACGAGCGTCGACGACGACGCGGATCTGACGATGCGGATCCCCGTGTTCGTGCGCTCCTCGACCGATCCGAACAGCGAGGCCGTGCAGGTCAGCGCCGCCGATGTGCAGGCGACGGCCGTGGGCTGGACCCCGGATGGTCGCCATGTGCTCGCGGTCGGACGCACCGACACCGAGGTCGGCAATGCGGACCTGCTGCTCTTCCCGATCGACGGCGGCGATGCACGGAACGTCACGGCGAGCCTCGACCGCAACGTGATGCCGGGCGGTCCCGGCTACCCCGGCGGTATGCCGAAGTTCACGGACGACGGCGACATCGTGTTCTGCCTGCGCGACAACGGCTACTCGCACGTGTACCGCGTGGCACAGGACGGCACGGGCGCCGTGTCGCTCGTGGACGGCACCGCGAACGTGTCGGGGCTGTCGATCGCCGGATCCTCGGCCGCGATCGTGCTCGCGACGCCGGAGTCGTTCGGCGACGTCGCCCTCGTGGACCTCGGCGGCGGACCGACGCACATCCTCACCGCATACGGCACGCCCGACGTCGAGCTCGTCCCGGCCGAGGAACGTCGCTTCACGATCTCCGACGGCACCGTGGTCACCGGATGGCTGCGCCGCGATCCCGACGCCACGGGGCCTCTCCCGCTGCTGCTCGACGTGCACGGCGGGCCGCACAACGCCTGGAACGGTGCCGCCGACCTCATCCACCCGTACCACCAGGTGCTCGCGCGCCGCGGCTGGGCGATCCTCACCCTCAACCCCCGCGGCAGCGACGGCTACGGTGACGCGTTCTTCGCCGCGGTCTCCGGCGAGTGGGGCGTCAGTGACGCGAACGACTTCCTCGAGCCGATCGACCTGCTCGTGGCAGAGGGCATCGCGGACCCGGCCCGACTCGCCGTCACCGGGTACAGCTACGGCGGCTTCATGACCTGTTACCTCACTTCCCGCGACGACCGCTTCGCCGCGGCCGTGGCCGGAGGTGTGGTCACCGACCTGTTCTCGATGGGCGGCACCTCCGATTTCGGCCACCATCTCTCCGCGAAGGAGAACGGCGGTCTGCCCTGGCGCGACGAGGATCGCATCTCGGCGCAGTCGCCGTACACGCAGGTCGACCGGGTCACCACTCCCACGCTCATCCTGCATGGCGCGGCGGACGACCGCTGCCCGGTGGGTCAGGCCGAGCAATGGTTCACGGCGCTGCGCGAGCGGAACGTTCCCACGCGGCTCGTGCTGTACCCCGGCGGCTCGCACCTGTTCGTGCTCTCCGGACCTCCCTCGCACCGGGCGGACTACTCCCGACGGGTGATCGACTGGGTGGAGCAGTACGCACCGCCGGCGGGAAAGCCCGTGCGCGCACGTCTCGACGCCCGCCACTGGCAGCAGCGACTGAGTGCCCTCGCAGAGGCGCACAAGGTTCCCGGTGCGACGCTCGGCATCCTCCGCCTCGGCGAGGATCCGGTGTATGCCCATCACGGCATACTCAACGTGCGCACCGGGATCGAGACCACCGACGACTCGGTGTTCCAGATCGGCTCGATGGGCAAGGTGTGGACGGCATCCGTGGTGATGCGCCTGGTCGACGAGGGTCGGCTCGATCTCGACGCCCCGATCGTCGATTACGTGCCGGAGTTCGCCTCGTCCGATGCCGAAGTCACCCGCACCGTCACGATGCGCCACCTGCTCAGTCACACCAGCGGGATCGACGGCGACGTGTTCACCGACACCGGTCGCGGTGACGACACCCTCGAGAAGTACGTCGCGCTGCTCGACGGGGTCGCGCAGAACCATCCGCTCGGTGCGACCATGTCGTACTGCAACTCGGGATTCGTGCTCGCCGGCCGCGTGATCGAGAAGATCACCGGCACCAGCTGGGATCAGGCCATGCGAGACCTGCTGTTCACCCCGCTCGGGCTCACGCACTCGTGCACTCTGCCGGAGGAGGCGATCATGTTCCGCGCGGCGAGCGGCCACACCGAGGTCGGAGACGAGGGACCGACGCTCGCCCCGGCGTGGATGCTCCCCCGCTCGATGGGGCCGGCGGGTCTCATCAACTCCACCACCGCCGACGTGCTCGCGTTCGCCCGCATGCACCTCACCGGGGGCCTGGCCGCCGACGGCACGCGGGTGCTCTCGGAGGCCAGCGTGGAGCGGATGCAGCAGCACGAGGTCGATGTGCCGGATCCGTACTCGATCGGCGACAGCTGGGGCATCGGCTGGATCCGCTTCGACTGGGGCGGCCGCAAGCTCGTCGGCCACGACGGCAACACCATCGGACAGTCGTCCTTCCTGCGCATCCTGCTCGACGAGGGCGTCGCGGTGACGCTGCTCGCCAACGGCGGGAACATCCGCGACCTGTACGACGCGCTCTTCGGGGAGATCTTCGCCGAGGTCGCCGACGTGCACCTGCCTGCGGGACTCGTCCCGCCCGAGGAGCCCTTCACCGCTGACTTCTCGGAGTTCGAGGGCATCTACGACCGGGCCGGTGTGCGCACCGAGATCTTCCGCGACGACGAGGGACTGCGCATGCGCACGACCTTGAACGGTCCCCTCGCGGCGCTACTCCCCGACCCCGTGCAGGAGCACCCGCTGGTGCCCGTCCGCCCCGGCGAGTTCGTGATGCGCACGGAGGGCGAGCAGGCCTGGCACGCCGTGGTCTTCTACTCCCTGCCCAGCGGCGAGCGCTATCTGCACCACGGCGTGCGCGCAGCGCCGAAGGTGTCGTGA
- a CDS encoding ABC transporter permease codes for MASTTATQAILIRSARSDNPWVSFLVRRGGQFLLSVWVLVTAAFLMIHLVPGDPVRAALGLNAPAELVEARRAALGLDQPLIVQYFRYIGGLFTGDMGSSMITSQPVSQIIATRLPATLQLALLAVLLVLLVSVPLGVTMAVATRGGRRRGLELAFATGSVILAAIPEFLLAVGLVYVFAVSLGWFPVAGNTAPFSLVLPVVALAVGPIAVFSRIIRVEVLSVLGQDFIRTARAKRLAPHRIYSRHALPNAMTATLTLTGLLLTGMVAGTVLVENVFAWPGLGTMIVQSILTKDYSVVQGIVLVYGVGVLVVNLVIDVILALLDPRSTIREA; via the coding sequence ATGGCCAGCACCACCGCCACGCAGGCGATACTGATCAGATCCGCACGGTCGGACAACCCCTGGGTGTCCTTCCTGGTCCGGCGCGGAGGGCAGTTCCTGCTCTCGGTGTGGGTGCTGGTCACGGCTGCCTTCCTCATGATCCACCTGGTACCGGGCGACCCGGTGCGCGCGGCCCTCGGGCTGAACGCCCCGGCAGAGCTCGTCGAGGCCCGGCGCGCAGCCCTCGGCCTCGACCAGCCGCTCATCGTGCAGTACTTCCGCTACATCGGCGGCCTGTTCACCGGCGACATGGGCAGCTCGATGATCACCAGTCAGCCGGTCTCCCAGATCATCGCCACGCGGCTCCCCGCCACACTGCAGCTCGCCCTGCTCGCGGTGCTGCTGGTGCTGCTGGTCTCGGTCCCCCTCGGGGTGACGATGGCCGTCGCCACCCGCGGCGGTCGACGACGTGGCCTCGAGCTGGCGTTCGCCACCGGATCCGTGATCCTCGCCGCGATCCCCGAGTTCCTCCTCGCCGTGGGCCTCGTCTACGTGTTCGCGGTGTCACTGGGATGGTTCCCGGTGGCAGGCAACACCGCCCCGTTCTCGCTCGTCCTGCCCGTGGTGGCGCTCGCGGTCGGACCGATCGCGGTGTTCTCGCGCATCATCAGGGTCGAGGTCCTCTCGGTGCTGGGCCAGGACTTCATCCGCACCGCACGCGCCAAGCGTCTCGCGCCGCATCGCATCTATTCGCGCCACGCGCTGCCGAACGCCATGACCGCGACCCTCACCCTCACCGGCCTGCTGCTGACGGGCATGGTCGCCGGCACGGTGCTGGTCGAGAACGTCTTCGCGTGGCCGGGCCTCGGCACCATGATCGTGCAGTCGATCCTCACCAAGGACTACTCGGTCGTGCAGGGCATCGTGCTCGTCTACGGCGTCGGCGTACTCGTCGTGAACCTCGTGATCGACGTGATCCTCGCGCTCCTCGATCCTCGATCCACCATCAGGGAGGCATGA
- a CDS encoding ABC transporter ATP-binding protein gives MSELRFDRVSVRYGTHRAGLTAVDDVSLVVPSGSVVGLVGESGSGKSTLARAAIGLAPISEGAITLDGVDVRSFRRRRPLQMVFQDPFSSLDPRMTIGESIAEALPRDIRGSAARRAEVARLLDLVSLDADRAQSLPAALSGGQRQRIALARALAARPEVVIADEITSALDVSVQGSVLNLVRELRGELDLTMLFISHNLSVVRYLSDHIAVMYLGRIVEFGPTEQVLADPQHPYTRDLLQAAPTRNGNLLAVDPLAPVDVEPADPHSPPSGCRFHPRCPIGPAARPDRQICMIAEPPLPAGAAGAACHFAGTHADAALGTVPTSQSIPLVSAPPTTRSPLPADTVN, from the coding sequence ATGAGCGAGCTGCGTTTCGATCGGGTCAGCGTGCGCTACGGCACGCATCGGGCAGGTCTCACCGCCGTCGACGATGTCTCCCTCGTCGTCCCCTCCGGATCCGTGGTGGGGCTGGTGGGCGAGTCGGGTTCGGGCAAGTCGACGCTGGCCCGCGCCGCGATCGGGCTCGCACCGATCAGCGAGGGTGCGATCACGCTCGACGGCGTGGACGTGCGCAGCTTCCGCCGTCGCCGCCCCCTCCAGATGGTGTTCCAGGATCCGTTCTCCTCGCTCGACCCGCGCATGACGATCGGCGAGTCCATCGCCGAGGCCCTCCCCCGCGACATCCGCGGTTCCGCGGCCCGGCGGGCCGAGGTCGCGCGTCTGCTCGACCTGGTGAGCCTCGACGCCGACCGCGCGCAGTCGCTCCCGGCCGCGCTCTCGGGCGGCCAGCGTCAGCGCATCGCCCTGGCCCGCGCGCTCGCTGCCCGGCCCGAGGTCGTGATCGCCGACGAGATCACGTCGGCGCTCGACGTGTCGGTCCAGGGCTCGGTGCTCAACCTCGTGCGGGAGCTGCGCGGCGAACTCGACCTCACCATGCTGTTCATCTCGCACAATCTGTCGGTCGTTCGCTACCTGAGCGACCACATCGCGGTGATGTACCTCGGGCGCATCGTGGAGTTCGGGCCCACCGAGCAGGTGCTCGCCGACCCGCAGCACCCCTACACGCGGGATCTGCTCCAGGCGGCGCCCACCCGGAACGGGAACCTGCTGGCGGTCGACCCGCTCGCGCCCGTCGACGTCGAGCCCGCCGACCCCCATTCGCCGCCCAGCGGATGCCGCTTCCATCCGCGGTGCCCGATCGGTCCTGCGGCGCGACCGGACCGGCAGATCTGCATGATCGCGGAACCTCCGCTGCCCGCGGGCGCGGCCGGCGCCGCCTGTCACTTCGCGGGCACGCACGCCGACGCGGCACTCGGAACTGTGCCCACCTCCCAAAGCATCCCCCTGGTTTCGGCCCCGCCCACAACACGGTCCCCGCTCCCAGCGGACACAGTGAACTGA
- a CDS encoding dipeptide/oligopeptide/nickel ABC transporter permease/ATP-binding protein: MMSARTAWSGIVRSPLGITSLGLMLLVTLGAIFAPMIWGAQAEQVNPAAITQGPSVEHLLGTDTLGRDVLARVLVATRLSVVLAVVAVLIGVVAGTLLGTAPSVLPRWAGRPIVGFVNIAVAFPGLLLALFFAVIFGVGSTGAVLAIGFAMAPQFARLTQTLSAAIAGRDFISAAQVAGVSRLRILLRHILPNIGEPLIVNATVAAGSALLAFAGLSFLGLGVQVPEYDWGRLLGEGLNRIYLNPAAALGPAVAVVIAGLAFNLLGETAAAALGGRSARRRRRLPAIALSGATQPAQVDGEEVVLLVDDLRVSFPTPGGWVTPVRGVSFTVSRGEAIGVVGESGSGKSLTALAAARLIERPGHVAAARLDFCGTPLLTTSDRAVRSLLGTSLAMVFQDPMTSFNPTRRIGSQLAEAASEHQGITRKQAMDRAIERLQSVRVPAAARRARQYPHEFSGGMRQRAMIAMGLMNHPRLIIADEPTTALDVTVQRQVLQLLAGVRRDTDAAILLISHDIAVVAQTCDRVLVMYAGRIVEDLPAVTLHTDARHPYTRALLDVVPELDADRDEPLKMIPGRPPAPGAFPVGCAFAARCPLATDLCRESDPELVADTDGHRVACWHPVSGETAVPVAIATAAEEEETVLR; encoded by the coding sequence ATGATGTCGGCACGCACGGCATGGTCAGGCATCGTCCGCTCACCGCTCGGGATCACCTCTCTCGGCCTGATGCTGCTCGTCACCCTCGGCGCGATCTTCGCCCCGATGATCTGGGGCGCTCAGGCGGAACAGGTGAACCCTGCCGCCATCACCCAGGGCCCGAGCGTCGAGCATCTGCTGGGCACCGACACCCTCGGACGCGACGTGCTCGCACGCGTCCTGGTCGCCACCCGGCTCTCCGTGGTGCTCGCCGTGGTCGCCGTGCTCATCGGCGTGGTCGCGGGAACCCTGCTCGGCACGGCGCCGTCGGTGCTCCCGCGGTGGGCCGGACGACCGATCGTCGGGTTCGTGAACATCGCGGTCGCGTTCCCCGGGCTCCTGCTCGCGCTGTTCTTCGCGGTGATCTTCGGCGTCGGCTCCACCGGCGCCGTGCTCGCGATCGGCTTCGCGATGGCCCCGCAGTTCGCCCGGCTCACGCAGACCCTGTCGGCGGCGATCGCCGGTCGCGACTTCATCTCGGCCGCGCAGGTGGCCGGTGTCTCGCGCCTGCGCATCCTGCTCCGGCACATCCTGCCCAACATCGGCGAACCGCTCATCGTGAACGCGACCGTGGCGGCAGGTTCCGCACTGCTCGCCTTCGCCGGCCTGTCGTTCCTGGGTCTGGGCGTGCAGGTGCCCGAGTACGACTGGGGGCGCCTGCTCGGCGAGGGACTGAACCGGATCTACCTCAACCCGGCGGCCGCCCTCGGACCCGCGGTGGCCGTGGTGATCGCCGGACTCGCGTTCAACCTCCTCGGCGAGACCGCCGCCGCCGCCCTCGGCGGGCGATCGGCCCGTCGCCGCCGGCGTCTGCCCGCCATCGCGCTCTCCGGCGCCACCCAGCCCGCGCAGGTCGACGGTGAAGAAGTGGTGCTCCTCGTCGACGACCTGCGCGTCTCCTTCCCGACGCCAGGCGGATGGGTCACCCCGGTGCGCGGCGTCTCGTTCACGGTCTCGCGCGGCGAGGCGATCGGCGTCGTCGGCGAGTCCGGATCGGGCAAGAGCCTCACCGCGCTCGCCGCCGCCCGGCTCATCGAGCGGCCAGGCCACGTCGCCGCCGCACGGCTCGACTTCTGCGGCACCCCGCTGCTGACCACGTCAGACCGTGCGGTGCGGAGCCTGCTGGGCACCTCGCTCGCGATGGTGTTCCAAGACCCGATGACCTCGTTCAACCCGACCAGGCGCATCGGATCGCAGCTCGCCGAAGCCGCCTCAGAGCACCAGGGCATCACGCGGAAGCAGGCCATGGACCGGGCGATCGAACGGCTGCAGTCGGTACGGGTGCCCGCGGCCGCGCGCCGAGCCCGCCAGTACCCGCACGAGTTCTCCGGCGGCATGCGTCAGCGCGCCATGATCGCCATGGGGCTCATGAACCACCCCCGGCTGATCATCGCGGACGAACCGACCACGGCACTGGACGTGACCGTGCAACGGCAGGTGCTCCAGCTCCTCGCCGGTGTGCGCCGCGACACCGATGCGGCGATCCTGCTCATCAGCCACGACATCGCCGTCGTCGCGCAGACCTGCGACCGCGTGCTCGTGATGTACGCGGGCCGCATCGTCGAGGATCTGCCGGCGGTGACCCTGCACACCGACGCCCGGCATCCGTACACCCGCGCCCTGCTCGACGTCGTGCCCGAGCTCGACGCCGACCGCGACGAACCGCTCAAGATGATCCCCGGCCGTCCTCCGGCACCGGGGGCCTTCCCCGTCGGCTGCGCCTTCGCCGCACGCTGCCCGCTCGCGACCGACCTCTGTCGCGAGAGCGACCCCGAACTCGTGGCCGACACCGATGGGCACAGGGTCGCCTGCTGGCATCCGGTCAGCGGTGAGACAGCGGTACCGGTGGCGATCGCCACGGCGGCGGAAGAGGAAGAGACGGTCCTGCGATGA
- a CDS encoding M20 family metallopeptidase, with translation MSVQAGPDLDLVLADIETLVSCESPSDDLDAVARSADVLAALGERLLGTAPERIVIDGRTHLRWRFGDPVVLVLGHHDTVWPLGSLQRLPFRVDDGVLRGPGCFDMKTGVVMALHAVAALPDRTGVSILITGDEELGSPSSRTLIEQEALGCTAAFVLEAAADDGAVKIARKGVSLYRVHIAGRAAHAGLEPERGVNAAVEAAHLLLAISRLGDANAGTSVTPTLLRAGSTTNTVPAEAEFAVDVRVRTVAEQDRVDAALRAIPATLPGASIRVEGGANRPPLEPESSAHLFAQAVAIGESSGLTPFQGVAVGGASDGNFTAALGVPTLDGLGAVGGGAHADDEHVVVAMIPERTLLLRELIAAALADRERSATGHGTPAGGRV, from the coding sequence ATGAGCGTGCAGGCGGGCCCGGACCTCGACCTGGTCCTGGCCGACATCGAGACCCTCGTCTCCTGCGAGTCGCCGTCGGACGACCTCGATGCCGTCGCCCGCAGCGCCGATGTGCTCGCGGCCCTCGGCGAGAGGCTTCTGGGCACCGCGCCGGAGCGCATCGTGATCGACGGGCGCACCCACCTGCGCTGGCGGTTCGGCGATCCGGTCGTGCTCGTCCTCGGCCACCACGACACGGTCTGGCCCCTCGGCTCGCTGCAGCGGCTTCCTTTCCGGGTCGACGATGGCGTGCTGCGCGGCCCGGGATGCTTCGACATGAAGACCGGGGTCGTGATGGCCTTGCACGCCGTGGCGGCGCTGCCCGACCGCACCGGCGTCAGCATCCTGATCACGGGAGACGAGGAGCTGGGCTCTCCCAGCTCGCGCACGCTGATCGAGCAGGAGGCGCTCGGCTGCACCGCGGCGTTCGTGCTCGAAGCGGCAGCCGACGACGGCGCCGTGAAGATCGCCCGCAAGGGCGTCTCGCTGTACCGCGTGCATATCGCGGGGCGGGCGGCGCACGCCGGACTGGAACCGGAACGCGGTGTGAACGCCGCGGTCGAGGCCGCGCACCTGCTGCTCGCGATCTCCCGGCTCGGCGACGCGAACGCCGGAACCAGCGTGACCCCCACGCTCCTGCGCGCCGGCAGCACCACGAACACGGTGCCGGCCGAGGCGGAGTTCGCGGTCGATGTGCGGGTGCGCACGGTCGCCGAGCAGGACAGGGTGGATGCGGCACTCCGCGCCATCCCCGCGACGCTTCCGGGTGCGTCCATCCGCGTGGAGGGTGGCGCGAACCGTCCTCCGCTGGAGCCGGAATCATCGGCACACCTGTTCGCACAGGCCGTCGCGATCGGCGAGAGCTCCGGCCTGACGCCGTTCCAGGGTGTTGCGGTCGGCGGGGCCTCCGACGGCAACTTCACCGCGGCTCTCGGCGTGCCGACACTCGATGGCCTGGGCGCTGTGGGCGGCGGCGCGCACGCCGACGACGAGCATGTGGTGGTCGCGATGATCCCCGAGCGCACGTTGCTGCTGCGGGAGCTGATCGCCGCCGCGCTGGCTGACCGAGAGAGATCCGCTACAGGGCACGGGACGCCGGCAGGAGGAAGGGTATGA
- a CDS encoding ABC transporter substrate-binding protein — MRSRTPLIALLGAAALALTSCAGGAPPSGGDGADGVLADGKTFTSVISTDPGSLDPFVTVMSVARSIDRFLYARLVEVLEDGSIASGLADSWEADTTTATFTLRDGLTCEDGTPLTATDVAANITHIGDPANGSPLIGLQVQPGTSAVGDDAAGTVTVTSGRPDSFLLENVGSISIVCGTVIDDPDALAKGEGATGMFSMSELVPNSQYTLTRRDDFTWGPDDWDPKQKGLPDSVVFRVVPNETTATNLLLSGEVNAALVIGPDNKRLKDAGLFHTEIPTPVGQFIFNQAEGRPTADQDVREALIAALDLDQMRQVLGSGAGTVPTGLVTVSPNPCRADVLADFLPEFDAEAAAAALDDSGWKAGSDGVRTKDGEKLTLRMIYSSQLGDAGNASAELAQAAWKDLGVDITVAAVDSPTLSETLFSTGDWDISAAPLTVSLPSMLVPFYSGPNPPDGTNFASIDNPEYTAAVTAASAKAGSEGCDDWGAAEQALYATTSVMPYANINRSTFATKATFTEGDGIDPTSIRMYE, encoded by the coding sequence ATGCGTTCTCGTACCCCGCTGATCGCGCTGCTGGGCGCTGCGGCGCTCGCCCTGACATCCTGCGCCGGCGGCGCCCCGCCGAGCGGAGGTGACGGAGCCGACGGCGTCCTCGCCGACGGCAAGACCTTCACCTCGGTGATCTCGACCGACCCGGGCAGTCTCGACCCGTTCGTCACCGTGATGTCGGTCGCCCGCTCCATCGACCGCTTCCTCTACGCGCGGCTCGTGGAGGTACTGGAGGACGGCAGCATCGCCTCCGGCCTTGCCGACTCGTGGGAGGCCGACACGACCACCGCCACCTTCACGCTGCGCGACGGCCTCACCTGCGAGGACGGCACGCCGCTGACGGCCACCGACGTGGCGGCCAACATCACCCACATCGGCGACCCGGCCAACGGCTCACCCCTGATCGGTCTGCAGGTGCAGCCGGGCACCAGTGCCGTCGGCGACGACGCCGCCGGCACCGTCACCGTCACCAGCGGGCGGCCCGACTCGTTCCTGCTCGAGAACGTCGGCAGCATCTCGATCGTCTGCGGCACCGTGATCGACGACCCCGACGCGCTCGCGAAGGGCGAGGGCGCCACGGGCATGTTCTCCATGAGCGAGCTCGTGCCCAACAGCCAGTACACGCTGACCCGCCGCGACGACTTCACGTGGGGACCGGACGACTGGGACCCGAAGCAGAAGGGTCTCCCCGACTCCGTGGTCTTCCGCGTGGTCCCGAACGAGACGACCGCGACCAACCTGCTGCTCTCCGGCGAGGTCAACGCGGCCCTCGTGATCGGTCCGGACAACAAGCGGCTGAAGGATGCGGGCCTGTTCCACACCGAGATCCCGACCCCGGTGGGGCAGTTCATCTTCAACCAGGCGGAGGGACGCCCCACCGCCGACCAGGACGTGCGCGAAGCGCTGATCGCAGCGCTCGACCTCGACCAGATGCGCCAGGTGCTCGGCAGCGGAGCCGGCACCGTGCCGACGGGCCTGGTGACCGTGTCTCCGAACCCGTGCCGCGCGGATGTGCTCGCGGACTTCCTTCCCGAGTTCGACGCCGAGGCCGCGGCCGCCGCGCTCGACGATTCGGGCTGGAAGGCCGGCAGCGACGGCGTGCGCACCAAGGACGGCGAGAAGCTGACCCTGCGCATGATCTACTCTTCGCAGCTCGGCGACGCCGGAAACGCCTCGGCAGAGCTCGCCCAGGCGGCCTGGAAGGACCTGGGGGTCGACATCACCGTCGCCGCCGTGGACTCCCCGACCCTGAGCGAGACCCTGTTCTCCACCGGCGACTGGGACATCTCGGCCGCACCGCTCACGGTCTCGCTGCCGAGCATGCTCGTTCCGTTCTACTCCGGACCGAACCCGCCGGACGGCACCAACTTCGCCTCCATCGACAACCCCGAGTACACGGCGGCCGTCACCGCGGCATCAGCCAAGGCCGGCAGCGAGGGATGCGACGACTGGGGCGCCGCCGAGCAGGCCCTGTACGCGACGACCAGCGTCATGCCGTACGCGAACATCAACCGGTCGACCTTCGCGACCAAGGCCACCTTCACCGAGGGCGACGGCATCGACCCCACGTCGATCCGCATGTACGAGTAG